The following proteins are co-located in the Myxococcota bacterium genome:
- a CDS encoding glutathione S-transferase N-terminal domain-containing protein encodes MKVPGLSLYHFDGCPYCDRVRSAMARLSLEIELRDIHKEAKYREELVAATGRQTVPCLRIEGSAKPRWMHESADIVRYLETEVAGKG; translated from the coding sequence ATGAAGGTTCCCGGTCTGTCGCTGTATCACTTCGACGGCTGCCCCTACTGCGATCGGGTGCGCTCGGCCATGGCGCGGCTGTCGCTCGAGATCGAGCTGCGCGACATCCACAAAGAGGCCAAGTACCGCGAGGAGCTCGTCGCCGCCACCGGCCGCCAGACCGTGCCCTGCCTGCGCATCGAGGGCTCGGCCAAGCCGCGCTGGATGCACGAGTCCGCCGACATCGTGCGCTACCTCGAGACGGAGGTGGCGGGGAAGGGCTGA
- a CDS encoding transglutaminase-like domain-containing protein: protein MLESPARVQFERIAALDDPRIDLAEAALWIAAEEYPELDVAAQLAKLDALAAAAMSRVTRGADALERVERLNDFLYRESGFSGNRADYYDARNSFLNDVLERRTGIPITLAIVWISVAERLGLAAHGIGFPG from the coding sequence GTGCTCGAGTCACCCGCGCGCGTCCAGTTCGAGCGGATCGCGGCGCTCGACGATCCGCGCATCGACCTGGCCGAGGCCGCGCTCTGGATCGCCGCCGAGGAGTACCCGGAGCTCGACGTCGCGGCACAGCTCGCGAAGCTCGACGCGCTCGCGGCCGCGGCCATGTCGCGAGTGACTCGCGGCGCGGACGCGCTGGAGCGGGTGGAGCGTCTGAACGACTTCCTGTACCGCGAGTCGGGCTTCTCCGGCAACCGCGCCGACTACTACGACGCGCGCAACAGCTTCCTGAACGACGTGCTCGAACGGCGCACCGGCATTCCGATCACCTTGGCGATCGTCTGGATCTCGGTCGCCGAGAGACTCGGCTTGGCGGCGCACGGGATCGGCTTCCCGGG